A window of Macaca mulatta isolate MMU2019108-1 chromosome 7, T2T-MMU8v2.0, whole genome shotgun sequence genomic DNA:
GGGGGGGTGGAGAGGATGGCCAACAGGGACTCTGGGGTCAATGCCTCAAGGGGCGACGGGGGAGGGGCCGGGGACCCCCAGAGGCTCTGACTCCTGGGTAAACAGGCGCAGGGGCGGAGTTAACCCTGCGGGGGTGGAGTAGGGGCTTGGGTAGGACGCAGTGTCCCGGGCTGGGACCCAAGAGACCCTGTGGCTTCGCCGCTAACCCCTCCCAGTCCGGCCCAGAAAAGGAGACCAGCTCAGGCCCGCTGAATCGCAATGCCCAGGCGATGGTCTCAGGGACTGCCGCGTCCCTCTCGGTGCCCGAGTGGGTTTGCCACTGTagacttcacacacacacacacacacaccccagatgAGCCCTCTTTGTGCCCCTCAGAGGAAGGCTCCCTGGAATGAGGTAGTTGATTAGATAATGTGGCTTAAGGAAATTCGAAGTTGTTTAGGCAAAAGGAAACCTGACTGAATTTCTCCCCTCCTGCCCCCTTTGTAGCTCCCCCAATCCCAGGATCATATCCACCCCAACCCCCTTCAGACTGGTTCCTGAGTTGCCATTTCGGGGGCCGGGCGTCAGGCCAGTCAGGAACAATGGCCAATGGAACTTGAGCTGCCAACTGCAACACCAGCACTGACTGCCCCCCCAAGACCCCCAAGTTCCCCTGCCCCCTTCTGCCTGGGAACCACCCTCCCACCGCCACCCTCACCACCCGCAATACCCCTCCCATCCAAGGAACATCAATGCCCCTTTCATCCCCACTTGGCAGGGTCTACTGGAAAGAAGGAGAGGCCAAGAGGGAGGAGGTGACCCAGAGTAGGAGAACTGGTCGGGCTAAAACCCAGCCTTCCACAACCCCAAATCTAAGGCCCCCACTACATTCCCCAATTTGGAGCACCCAacttttcttctgttcctttctcccACTCCCTTTATAACTTTTTCCCCAGAAACTGGCACATGAGCTGGGCGCCCTGGCTCCTCTCCTAGGCCCCTCTTCCCTCTGGATGCCAGTTTAACACTCTCCTGGGTGAGGAAAAGCCCTGCTGGAATAAGGATCACAGCCAAAGGTGCGGAAGACAGGAGGGATCTCACCAGCCCCAGAGGAACCTGGGGAGAAGGAGAGCCTGGAGTGAGAACTTTGTCTGCAGGCTTTTCTTTGTCGAAAGTAGTCTTACTtggagtgggggagggaaggaCCTGAAGGTTCCAGCATCTAAATTCGTCTCTGGGTCAGGATGACTCAGGGGGAACCTGATAAGAGGCCGACGCAGGGGCGCAGGGCAGGCAGGAGGTGGGAAATTTCCACTGAGATCCATTGGCTTCCTAGACGTAGGGGTCCCACCCAGTCTGCTGCAGGCAGAGGTAAGGCTGGTTCTACCCTAAGATAGGGTTCTTCCATGTCAGGGCAGCTCCCAGCCCGACCAGGGTGTAAGTGTTGCAAGGACAATCTCTCTCTCAACTCTTTCCCTTTGGCCAGAGCAGCTTCAAACTATACCTTCAACTAAGCAACAGTTTTAAGTATCTGTTATGTGCAAGCCACTGTGTAGATGAAATTCAAAGTGTGAGTCTGTTCACACCCTCTCTAGACGTTTGTGATGAGAAATGACATTTTGACATTTGTCGAGAGAAGGTACAAACACAGGACAAGTtaagaaaaattatgtatatataagatCAATCATCTGGACAATAAGTCCTGTAGCAGTAGTTTCCCACCCTTCTTGAGTGGGTGATCAGAGATTTCCAACCCCACGTAATAGTTTTTGTATCCTCTGATGGAGAAAATACAAACTATGAATTCATCAATACTTTGAAGTAAGTTTCTGTCACAACGTCTGTAAATGTAGTAATACCTACACATGCAAGGCGTATTATTTACTCAGTTTACACTCACTCTTTATACATACAGATTCTAGGGCCCTTTGCAAGATTTCAGAAATCCTCACGCCAGAAGGCTGTGGCCCACAGTCTAGAAACCATTTTCTTACTATaattcagagaaggaaaagggcTTTGTTCCTAGGGTGAACCACCAAGATGAGAAATGCAATCATGGAATACTTGAGTGGGCGTGAGGGGCATTCTAtccaggcagagagagagcaTGAAGGACAGTCTGGAGGCAGAAACACTCGGGTTACTTTGGAGAACTGAATAGTAGCTTCCCATATATTATCCCCTAATACCATAAGGTTAGTGTTATTGTCCTcactgtacagatgagaaaattgaaactCAGAAATGtttagtgacttgcccaagtcCACTCAGCTAGTAAATGACATATCTAGGATTCATTTTCCCACCCAGATCCATTCCACTCCAGGGACTATGCTCCTTGCACTACCAAGTAGCCTGTCAAGTGTATAGCAGTTAGGCCATATGACCCCAGCTGAAGAATAATCTGGTTCTTAGGGTTtttgtttggggatttttttttttcctttgagatggggtctcacactGTCAGCCAGGTGGGAGTGCACTGACACAATcctagttcactgcagccccaaactcccgggctcaagcaatcttcccacttcagcctcctgagtagctgtagctgggactacaggtgcatgccactgctcgcaattactttttttattattatttatttatttagagacaaggtctcactttgttggcctcccaaagtgctggaattataggcgtgagccactatgcgcCGCCCAAGAATGATGTTGATGAGAGGTGGGTGATGTTTGGTAGGGTAGATTGGGGCCTAGTTAGTTGTACAGGTCCTTGAATGCTAAGCAAGAAGATTTAGCCATGAGAAGCTGTAGTATATCTTGAGCCATAGAATGTTCCTGAGTAGGAGTAATAAAAAATACTGCTTTGTGAAAACTAATCTGATGGGGAGGCGGTTATACAGATGGATTATGGGTGCATGGGAGTGAAGAATTAGATTTAGGAAAGAGATCATTTAGAAGCCAGAGTAGTCATCCAATTATGAGATGATAAGAACTTGAATAAGGGTAGAAGTAATAGGAATGGAAAGAAAGGAGTAGATTtgtaagacaaagaaaaaaaatagaaattggtGGCATTATTAGATGGGAAAAGGAGGAAAGTCACCAGTCTCATTGCTCTGTTTTAGGATCCATGAGGTTCATCTATCTGTAGGGCCTCTGGCCAGAGAAAAGGCCGAAGAGAGAAAACCCTGAGGAACATCTTTGACCTGCATAGAAACTTATCTAAAGATTTTCAGAGTCTGAGCCTCACCCTCAGTCCATCCCAGTTTTATCCTGAGCTGTCCACATCTGTTACTCTCCAAGGCCTACTGGACCCAACACTGGAAGCCATTTAAAGTTTCTATTGAGACTGGCCTTTTAAGGGATTCTCCATGCTACACTTGAGCCTGGAGACTAGAAAAAATGCCAGCCTGTTTTCATtaactgctatggtctgaatgtttatgttgtccccaaattcatatattaaaatccTAACTCccggccggacgcagtggctcacacacgtaatcccagcactttgggaggctgaggcaggtggatcacttgaggtcaggagtttgaaaccagcctggccaacatggcaaaaccccatctctactaaaaatgcaaaaattagccgggcacagtggctgagctaatcccagctactggggacactgaggcatgagagtcgcttgaatcctggggctggaggttgcagtgacccaggatcatgccactgcattccagcctgggcaacagacagcaagactctgtctcaaaataaataaatacataaataaataaaataaaatcctaactcccaaagtcatggtattaggagatggggcATTTTGGGGGGTGATTTAGttttatgagggcagagcctttcTAAATGGGATTTATACCCGTATAAATAGGCCCAAGGGAACTCATTCACCCTTTcaaccatgtgaagacacagcaagaaggtaccATCTCTAGACCAGAAAGCAGCCCTCATGAAACACTGAATCTGCCCATGCCTTGATCTTAGCCTTGTCAGCcttcagaactctgagaaataaatgtctgttgtttataagccacccagtttatgatattttgttatagcagcccaaacagactaaaacaACTTCCCTGGGCTCGCCTCAACTTCTGTTGTGGGGCAGAGCATAAGGCAATTTGACTGGGACCCAGAGGATGGGTAAGCTTGGCTGAAATGATGGAAATGTAATCATCCGAAAAGGTCAGAAAGTTGGCAGTTTGCTCAATTCAGCATGCAAGATAGGGAGACCAAAAGCCCCCTCCTTTGAAGGCAAGGGCTGTAGCTGGGACCAGAAGTGATGTCACATAAGCACTGCTGAGGTCATAGAaatttccctctcctccctctgtctcctcATTTGCAACAGCCAACTGGCTACCACATATCTGCACACACTTAAATACAAAGGCCGGGAAGGGTCAGATCACCGTCCAGGTAATCTTAGGTACATAAAAGAGGTGGGGGAAAGAGAGAATCATTCAGTAGGTAGGATCCATATTGGTATCTCCAGTGCTGGGAAGGGGAGACTCATGCTGTAGTTGTGTAGGTGCAGTGGGagctgggagggagagaggagacacCAACAGGGAAGAGGGGAGCTGTTCCTGTTGCTGACTGATTTTACCTTAACACTCATCCTCTTTACTCCACagtcctccctccccctcctccttcacCCCCAAGTCTCTCCCACGACTGCCCTCCCCAACCTCTAGCTGATCATGGCATCAGAGGCAGAGAAAACATTCAATCGGTTTGCTGCCTTTGGAGAATCATCAAGCAGTGGCACTGAAATGAACAACAAGAACTTCTCCAAGCTATGCAAAGACTGTGGCATCATGGATGGCAAGACGGTCACCTCCACAGATGTGGACATCGTGTTCAGCAAAGTCAAGTGAGGAGCCAAagatgtgggggtgggggtgagaagAAAGTGCGAGGTAGTTGGCCATGGAAGGGTTCATGTGGCGGAACATTTGCAGTGGGCCTACCAAGCACCACAGGGTACCTGGCACTGTGCTATTCTTTGTCATTGAGACACTTACTGATAGGACAAAAGAGGACAAATCTGAGTGAGGTAAGAGTTGGACCTTGGAAGGTAATGCATTTGTGCTCCAAAGTTTCTGGATTTCTGTCTAACTGACCAGGGCCAAGAACGCCCGAACCATCACGTTTCAACAGTTCAAAGAGGCAGTGAAGGAACTGGGCCAGAAGCGCTTCAAAGGGAAGAGTCCAGATGAAGTCCTGGAGAGCATTTATGGACTCATGGAGGGCAAGGACCCAGCCACCACTGGCGCAACTGTGAGTGACAGTCTTCATCCCCTTGACCCTACTTCCCTAAATCCCCATTGTTCCAGTCTACCCTCCCTAACCCTGCCAACTGTGTGACTGTAGAGACAGGGAAGAAACAGACTTTAGAGATCATCTAGATATTCCAGAAGTCAGGAAAATGTGGCCCAGAGAAGGGAAGCGACTTGCTCAAGGTCCATGGCTATTTTAATAGTGGATTTAGACTAACTTCCAAGTGTCCAGTGTCTGAGCCAGGCAGGTAGGGCTTGGTGGCTTTTGGAGGACATTAGTGTAGAGGATTTGGTACCTGATGCCCACTCCTCTTTCAGTTCTTATTTAGGGTTTGATCTCAGGCCTCCTGCCTCTCACCTACTCCCTTTTTTAATTGTCCTGTCTGAACTAAAAGCTCTTTCTACAATGGATATTGGGTTGGGGAGTGGGAGTGAAGTCCTCTGGCAGCAACCTAGTCAGAATACTTTTTGTTTCctctggaaagagaaaaaaaaaaccaccctcCCTCTGCACACACCACACTCATTCCCACACCACACTCCTCCTCCCCAACGAGTGAATGGCTCTTACCGGAgttcctgcccacagctgcatcTGGGCCCTAAGAAAGCAGCACCCCATGCCAGTGGCAGAGCAAGAGCTCCAAGCACTTGTTCTAAGTATCTCTGGCCATCTTTGGGGAAGGGATATGACAGGGTAAGGAAAGGAAGAGGGTTCAAATCCATCCTCTGGCTTGCAGAAAGCAACAACAGTGGGTGCAGTGGACCGTTTGACAGACACCAGCAAGTACACCGGCACCCACAAGGAGCGCTTTGATGAGAGTGGCAAGGGCAAGGGCATTGCCGGACGGGAAGTGATGAATGACAACACAGGCTATGTGAGTGGTTACAAGGGTGCTGGCACCTATGATAAGAAGACCAAGTAAGGAGGAGCTTCATCTTAGCTCACTAGCCCCCTGACCCTGCATGTTTAACACCAGGGAActtggaaaataataaacatctgTGTGTGCAGCAGCTAAAATCTCTGTCTATGAGGGACAGATGGGCCTACTAGcgtagagagagggagaagaggcagCGCAGGAGTGTGGGTTCTCAACAACAAACCCTTCACTCTGCTTAGCCTTATGCCTACCAGCCATCAGTTAGCGTTCCTCCTCAACAGTTGCTTCCAAGAACAGGATGGAAGAATATATTTGAAGTTAAGAGATGAACCAGATGTGGAGGTAAAAGTATTTGCTACTTGTGTTCACATATTACTGATATTCacctctccacccccaccccctaaaAGGGTGTAGCAGTTCCTGATGTGATGGACTATGACTGTATCATGTATTAGATCCTTCCCTGTCCCTCCACCTTCCTCATCTGTTACAGTTCAGGTTTTTTGGGTGGAGAAGTAGAAGCCAGCTAAGGTGGCCTGACTTCTATTACAAATTTGTTCCAGAGCTAGGGTAATGGGAGAGTCTATTTTCAACACCCAGCCCAGCACTAAGTTTTACCCCACATCACCTCCATCATGGTGCACATGGGACAGAAGAGCTTACAGACTGCTAAGGGTAGCTCAGGAAGATGGCCAGATGGGGGAGGCTGCCAGGATTCCAAGAGCAGGAGTTCTGGGGCACTGAAGAAAAAGCAATTAAATCACAAAGGAGTCAGGTGTATgttcttaactttttattttgaaatgattatgGATTCACagaaagttacaaaaaaaaatagtacagaggGGTCTCTTGTgcccttcacccagtttcctcCAATGGTTACATCTTACGTACTCAGATGTGGTTTTAGAAATTTATGTTTGATTAGAGCTGGGCCTGCCTCGTTCCCTGCCTGGTCAGGGGCAGACTCTGGAGTCTGGGGGATTTGGGAGGAGCTTCTggaagagaagggaagcaggAACCTCTGTGGAATGGATGAGAGAAGATACCTTGAAATGCCAGTGAGCCAAGGTAAGAAgactggaagaaaaagaggttggaAAAAGGAAGGCAGGGTGACTAAGGTGGTGGGGAGTTGGGGGGAGAGACAGTCTTAGGCTCCATagtaagaagaaagaggagaggaaagttATATGAAGGGAGAAACAATGATTTCACAGAGAGAAACAGGCTAGAAACTGGGGGTTGTGGGGAAGTGAGGCTAACATGAGTCTGAAGGCCTCAGGGAGGTTCCTATAGCTAGCCATATCCCCTGAGTAGGTGGGTGAGTGGAGGGAATTATAAGGGAACtaggggaggctgagacgagaagGGTGGTGGGAATGGGGAGGTGAGACTCGGAGCTGGTGCCTGTTGCCATGGTGTGAGCTGAGGCCCTGGGCCTCCATCCAGGACTTAGGATCTGGCCCAGTGGGTGGACAGTCACTGCCAACTGGACACAGTCAACTTCTTGGGTGGGTTTTACTGTCTCTGGGAGAGGGAGGATGATGAGGAGGTGGGGGTGAAGAGGGGGTAAACAAGCTGGAAAGAACCTAGAAGATAGCACCACTTCGCATGGTGATCAAAGCCCTGGACATTTTCCCACCCACCTGGTCTCTTGGGAGGGGACTCTGCCTGCCTCAGAAGTGAGGAAGGAAGTCTTGTTACAGGAATCAGAGTGTTGGAAATGGAGACAGGCTGGTCTGTGGTGGTAGAGGTTGGGGAATGACTCAGGAATTAAACTCCCGAATAGAGACCGATGATACCTATTGGATCAGCTTCATACTTGCGGGAGCAGAGTAGGTAGAGCTTCTGGTTGGTCAGGGTGCTATCATAGTAGCAACTGGTGGGTGGCTGTTGGTAGTTCAGGGAGCAGACCGTGATGGGGAAGGAATCCTCAGTGAGCGTGCAGTATTCATTGTAATTATCACAGAAGTTGTCACTATACTTGCAGAACCTCTTGATGACCTTCCAAGGGGCATGTATCACATAATGGATCTTTGGGCAATCCGAATTTTGCACCTTGCCCCGCATATAGGACATCAGACCATTACAATAGCCCTTGAAACTCTTTGGGAAGATAACCCTGGGATAGTCAACGTTTAAAGCATAGAATTTCtttttgccaatctgtgtcttgaTGTCCATGACCAGAGTTGGCCCTAGAACAAGCTGAAGGAAAAGGAGCCGGGTCACAGCTGGTGCCATTCCTCCTGCTGGTAGAGTTAAGGTGGTTGGGGGCAGCAGTGGGCCTGGAATGACTGTCTGCCACATCCCAGAGCCTCCAACATTCCCAACCCAACAGTACTTTAGAGATCATCTCACCCATAACCGAGTTCTCATGACCCAGAAAGAGGAGAtgcttgcccaaggccacccagccaACCACCCAGCTGAAGGTGAAGCCACCCCACCTTCAGCCACCCCTGCTCCCTTGGTCCACCACAGAAATCTCAGCCTCTGCAAAGTTTGTGAACTGCAACACTTGCAGAATACGAGCTCTAACTGGCCTTGGGTGAGAGACTCTTCCCAATTATCCTTGGGCCCCTGGCACTCCTGCTAGTAAAAAatgcagagaagaaagaaggagcaGACTGACCTGATAATTCTCTGGCAGCTGGGAGGAAGGACAGGAGCTGAAGACAGCTGGGTAGGGACGGGTGTTCTTCTTGCCGAGGCCAAGACAGTCAGGAGATGAGGAGAGGCTAGAAAGGTTTCTGAGTAAAGATCAGTCTGGGAGGAAGGAATGTCCCCTGAGTTTGATGAGCCCCTGTGCTGAGGGGGTTGGATGGGTGGGAGGAAAGAGGCATTGCCATCTGGTCTCCTCCTCTACAGTGTCATTGGAACACTTAGTTCCAACCTCCCTGCCAAAAGTTCCTAAGTGTCTGGGCTTTCTTTGATGTTTTCTCTGTTCCATAGCCTGTGCTCTCATGGCAAGGTGAGTAGGAAAGCACTGTTGTGTTTCTGAGGAACAAAGTGCTTCTTATTCCTGACCCTCCGAGAACAAAGCGTTCGCCACTTTGTCATCCCACTCACGGGAGCCCAGGAGGGCATGTACTCAGGGGCCTcccaccaaagtgctgggctgAGAATCAAAGACCTCCATGTGGACTCCCCACAGTCCCTATCAGCCTTACTCCTGTCATACCCACAGCGCTCACCTGTGACCTCAGGCCTTGTCAGAGTCTGAGCACTACTGGAAATGTCTGCATGCTGACTCTGAAGCCTCAAACTTGGCAGGTTGGATTTGAAAGCATAACCTGAACATGAAAAGCTGTGGATGCCAGAGCCTGGCGTGATCTGTTTCTTACTGTTGGTTGGTCTCTGAGTGGTTTGCCATGCTGGGGAAAGGGCCACactcctatcttttttttttttttttttttttttttttgagacggagtcttgctctgtcgcccagcccaggctggagtgcagtggcgcgatctcggctcactgcaagctccgcctcccgggttcccgccattctcctgcctcagcctcccgagtagctgggactacaggcgcccacaaccgcgcccggctaattttttgtatttttagtagcgacggggtttcaccgtggtctcgatctcctgaccttgtgatccgctcgcctcggcctcccaaagtgctgggattacaggcgtgagccaccgcgcccacacTCCTATCTTTTTCATCAACATCTTCCCTTTCATCACAATCAAAGAGCTAACTAGCTCCCTGGAGCCTGCTAGCCCTCACTCTTGACTTCCACAGATCACTCAGCCTTGTCTGTCTGCAAAGTGTCTTCCAGATTTGGGGCCTCCTCTTAGGACAGCCTTTTTACTTTTGCTGGACAGCAGAAAAGGGGAGTCAGAACACAGAAAGCTGAGTGCTCCAAGGCCCCCAGTATAGCTCAGGAGGAGGGAGTAAAGCCCCAGAGGGACAGATTGTTGTTCCTCATGTACAACCCCCTAAACTGGCACTTTCTGACAACACAAACTACAGTCCAAAATGGAATCCATCTTCCTCACAACttgtttctcttcctgtgttgTCTATCTCAGTTTCCCTGGTTACCTATGCAAGACACCTGAAAGTGATTCTAGACCCCGCCACCTCCCCAGTCCCAGCTATGGGGAGGCAGTCCTGCATGGTGGTGAAGATAAGGCTTTTGAGTAAAACAGACCAGGAATTGAATCCTGCCTCTGCAGCTTATAAGCTGCACACCACCTGTCTGTTTACTAAATCACTGAAAGCTTCCTTGTTTCATCTGTTCATGAGGATAGTATTTTTTACCTCATGGCAGTATTAGGATCCATTAAGATGTATATCAAGAGGTTTtagaccagtgcctggcacatggtgagtCCTCAGTATGAGCCTGAGTCCATCAGTCACACAGCCCTGACAATCTTAAACTTTTCCCAAGCCCATCTCTTccattcttatttctttctcagcaGATGCTCTTGTCTGTCCTGGACACCACACACACTCCAACTCCAGTAAGACTCAACTCAAGTATATATCTGATTCAACTTCAAGAGAAAAAATGTGGTCCCTTCTTTCGTCTAAAACTCTGCAATAGCTTGTTTCTCATAGGGTAGGGGtgcccaatcttttggcttccctgggccacattggaagaagaattgtcttgggccacacataaaatacactgtcactaatgacagctgatgagcttaaaacatgcaaaaaaaattcataatgttttaagaaagtttacgaatttgtgttggactgcattcaaagccatcctgggccacacgTGGCCCATGgcccatgggttggacaagcttgtcgTAGGGTATAGTCCAAACTACATCTCACAGGACATAAGATTTCCCATGATCTTGCACCTGCCCATGTGTGCAACTGTGTCTGCATCCCTGCTTCATTCCCACCTTGTCCCTCACCTCCTCCATGCTCTATCTCCTGCTGTCTCCTCTATCTGGAACCCTGCTGCTGCACCACCCCTTCTCGCCCCCATCTATCTCATGGTGCTAGCTCATAGAAAGACTCAACCCAGAGGTCCCACTTAGAAAGCCTCTGGTTGTAAGGCCTCCCCAAGGAAGTGGGCACAGTCAAGTGAGTGAGGAGAGAGCCCACATGGGCAGGTGGCTCATCTGTATTCTTCAGGCTGCTCAACAGGACAACACTGAGTGGGTGCCGATGCAGGGTGTTGCCTGAGCCTGGCTGACTCAAGCCTTTGCTTTGAGGAAGCCAACCACATTGTAGTCCCTGCCTTGAATCATGCCACCTCTTCCCTGGTCCCTCAAGGCTGCAGCTTCCCTGAGAATAGAAAGGGACTTTTTATACCTTTTGGTCTTCCTCTTCCTTCATTCCCCACCCATCCATCACTGCTCTTCACTCCCCACACCCAACACCACTGACTTCTGCCAGACAATTACAGAAACTGAACAGCACGTTATAGAGGAAAGCATTCAGAACTTAAATGATATAATGATGATGAGCCTTTGGGTTCCCAACTGCAATCCTGGTGATCTATTCCCTAAAGTCCTATCCTAGAGGTGCTGATGAATAAGATTACTTCATCCATTCTGACATCCTCATCATGGTGTCATGTGCTCTGTAAGCCTGAGATTAGTGGGATTGTTGTCCCATTACACTGGGTTTTACATACTCAAGCATTACCCTAGGGATGAAAAACTAAGTTCTAGAGGGACAGtggcttgctcaaggtcatatgTCTAATTCAGTAGTTCCAGGGACAATTGGATAATGTCCTTTTATCCAATTGTCATTTTTGGAGACATGTCATTtcggagacatttttggttgtcacaaccaGGACTTGCTACTGGCCTGTGGCCAGGGATATTGCTGAACATCCCACATTTCACAGGATAgctcccataacaaagaattatccagacCAAGATGTAAATAACACTGAGGTTGTGAAGCCCTGGTCTAAATAATTAGCTAAacaaatttcttaacaaaagcaGACTTACTTGTATCTTATGTGTTAATGAAAATGATAAACATCTGTGACTTCAAAAGATTTTTGTTAAACAAATGTTGATTGTAATGGTGCTGATTCTACCAGCAAAATGTGTATTGATAGTTCACTATTGAAACAATAACTAAGTTGTTTTTCCTGTAAAGATGACCCTCTGCATGTAATCATTTACACAttctctccctgccctccccaaTGGTAAACATTTGTAGAACAACTGGCTAGGGTGGCAGGTGCAAGGGTGACTCCCTATGACTGAGGAGAACCCCAAAATTTTGCCTTGAGTGGGCTCACCATGATCTCATTGGCATTACCCTTTGCCCTGTCCAATTCAAGTTGCTCAAACAATATACTGTGTCATGGACAGTTCCTGAGCTGTCCTTGAAACCGAAGGATTGCCTCAGCCATCTCAACCTTCTTCTCGTAGCATCACCTCAAACCCAGGGCTGAAGTCCAGAAGCTGCATTGTCAGTTCCTCATCTGCTAACCATCTCTGTGGGCTGGTAGCAATCCCATCTCAGACTGGGATCATTGAGGAGCAGACAGAATGCCTTCTAAAAGTTGAATCAGTTAGGGTCACTTATATGCAAGGCATTATGCTATATACTGTGAAATGTGCAAAAGAAGTATAACAGGTGGTCCTCGTGTTGTGGGAATTGACAGTCTATGAGAAAGATAATACATACATATGAAGAAATAACCAGTGATTCAAGGCAGAAAATGATACATTCTGAAGACAGTAAATGCTGTAGGAATTTAGAGGTGAGAAAGATGTCTCTGAATTTGGAGGGTCAGAGAAAGTTTTCCTCAGGGGTAACCCTGGCTTGGAAATGGATCTCGTGGTGAAGTTAGAAGTTAAGCGGAGATAAAGAAGATTATGAAAGACATGCTTGAAAAATGGGGGGAAACCCGTCTGGCTGGGGTTGAGGCACTCAGTGGGAGAAAAGTCAGAGATAAAGTTAGAAAGACAGATTTGCCCATTTGTGGCAGACCCTGA
This region includes:
- the TPPP2 gene encoding tubulin polymerization-promoting protein family member 2 isoform X2; amino-acid sequence: MASEAEKTFNRFAAFGESSSSGTEMNNKNFSKLCKDCGIMDGKTVTSTDVDIVFSKVKAKNARTITFQQFKEAVKELGQKRFKGKSPDEVLESIYGLMEGKDPATTGATKATTVGAVDRLTDTSKYTGTHKERFDESGKGKGIAGREVMNDNTGYVSGYKGAGTYDKKTK
- the TPPP2 gene encoding tubulin polymerization-promoting protein family member 2 isoform X3, with protein sequence MASEAEKTFNRFAAFGESSSSGTEMNNKNFSKLCKDCGIMDGKTVTSTDVDIVFSKVKAKNARTITFQQFKEAVKELGQKRFKGKSPDEVLESIYGLMEGKDPATTGATVKPHGLGWYLELERPMNHCGMALLLGMVPGIMTVMIHPPPSCLFHLLRKVSSISR
- the RNASE13 gene encoding putative inactive ribonuclease-like protein 13, with protein sequence MWQTVIPGPLLPPTTLTLPAGGMAPAVTRLLFLQLVLGPTLVMDIKTQIGKKKFYALNVDYPRVIFPKSFKGYCNGLMSYMRGKVQNSDCPKIHYVIHAPWKVIKRFCKYSDNFCDNYNEYCTLTEDSFPITVCSLNYQQPPTSCYYDSTLTNQKLYLLCSRKYEADPIGIIGLYSGV